From one Scyliorhinus torazame isolate Kashiwa2021f chromosome 25, sScyTor2.1, whole genome shotgun sequence genomic stretch:
- the LOC140402494 gene encoding inositol-trisphosphate 3-kinase C-like isoform X3 → MLQAGDCPSPAPPYAPDAVKSGKWKRLKTMVHWSPFVVSFRKRYPWVQLAGHAGNFKAGDYGKILKKYCECEHQCLESLMKDPLLRPYVPGYYGVVDKDGDSYNQMDDLLSEFDSPSIMDCKMGVRTYLEEELTKAREKPKLRKDMYEKMIAVDPNAPTQEEHEQKAVLKPRYMQWRETLSSTATLGFRIEGIRKADGSCSTSFKKTRLKEEVMEALEDFVDNNRNILRNYLTRLKELRTALEGSEFFNTHEVVGSSLLFVHDKSELAKVWMIDFGKTVLLPDHETLNHRVAWVEGNREDGYLWGMDNLINIISQMVEG, encoded by the exons AGCGGGAAGtggaagaggctgaagaccatggtGCACTGGTCCCCCTTTGTTGTGTCCTTCAGGAAGCGCTATCCTTGGGTGCAGTTAGCAGGCCATGCAG GTAACTTTAAAGCTGGCGATTATGGAAAGATCCTGAAGAAGTACTGTGAGTGTGAGCATCAGTGCCTGGAGTCCCTGATGAAGGATCCGTTGTTGCGACCCTATGTACCAGGCTATTACGGAGTGGTGGACAAGGATGGCGACAGCTACAATCAGATGGATGACTTGTTGTCAGAGTTTGACTCCCCCTCAATCATGGACTGTAAGATGGGGGTGAG GACGTATCTTGAGGAGGAGTTGACCAAAGCTCGGGAGAAGCCCAAACTGCGGAAAGACATGTACGAGAAGATGATCGCAGTGGATCCAAATGCACCCACGCAGGAGGAGCACGAACAGAAAGCGGTGTTGAAGCCACGTTACATGCAGTGGCGGGAGACGCTCAGCTCGACTGCAACCCTAGGGTTCAGGATAGAAGGCATCAGG AAGGCTGATGGCTCCTGCAGCACAAGCTTCAAGAAAACCAGGCTCAAAGAGGAGGTTATGGAGGCACTGGAAGATTTTGTGGACAACAATAGAAACATCCTG AGAAACTACTTAACTCGATTGAAAGAACTGAGGACAGCGCTGGAGGGCTCCGAGTTCTTCAACACGCATGAG GTGGTGGGAAGTTCTCTCCTCTTTGTCCATGACAAGTCCGAGCTGGCCAAGGTTTGGATGATTGACTTTGGGAAGACGGTGCTGTTACCCGACCACGAGACGCTGAACCACAGGGTGGCCTGGGTGGAGGGCAATCGGGAGGATGGCTACCTGTGGGGCATGGACAACCTCATCAACATTATCAGCCAAATGGTGGAAGGGTGA
- the LOC140402494 gene encoding inositol-trisphosphate 3-kinase C-like isoform X4: MVHWSPFVVSFRKRYPWVQLAGHAGNFKAGDYGKILKKYCECEHQCLESLMKDPLLRPYVPGYYGVVDKDGDSYNQMDDLLSEFDSPSIMDCKMGVRTYLEEELTKAREKPKLRKDMYEKMIAVDPNAPTQEEHEQKAVLKPRYMQWRETLSSTATLGFRIEGIRKADGSCSTSFKKTRLKEEVMEALEDFVDNNRNILRNYLTRLKELRTALEGSEFFNTHEVVGSSLLFVHDKSELAKVWMIDFGKTVLLPDHETLNHRVAWVEGNREDGYLWGMDNLINIISQMVEG; the protein is encoded by the exons atggtGCACTGGTCCCCCTTTGTTGTGTCCTTCAGGAAGCGCTATCCTTGGGTGCAGTTAGCAGGCCATGCAG GTAACTTTAAAGCTGGCGATTATGGAAAGATCCTGAAGAAGTACTGTGAGTGTGAGCATCAGTGCCTGGAGTCCCTGATGAAGGATCCGTTGTTGCGACCCTATGTACCAGGCTATTACGGAGTGGTGGACAAGGATGGCGACAGCTACAATCAGATGGATGACTTGTTGTCAGAGTTTGACTCCCCCTCAATCATGGACTGTAAGATGGGGGTGAG GACGTATCTTGAGGAGGAGTTGACCAAAGCTCGGGAGAAGCCCAAACTGCGGAAAGACATGTACGAGAAGATGATCGCAGTGGATCCAAATGCACCCACGCAGGAGGAGCACGAACAGAAAGCGGTGTTGAAGCCACGTTACATGCAGTGGCGGGAGACGCTCAGCTCGACTGCAACCCTAGGGTTCAGGATAGAAGGCATCAGG AAGGCTGATGGCTCCTGCAGCACAAGCTTCAAGAAAACCAGGCTCAAAGAGGAGGTTATGGAGGCACTGGAAGATTTTGTGGACAACAATAGAAACATCCTG AGAAACTACTTAACTCGATTGAAAGAACTGAGGACAGCGCTGGAGGGCTCCGAGTTCTTCAACACGCATGAG GTGGTGGGAAGTTCTCTCCTCTTTGTCCATGACAAGTCCGAGCTGGCCAAGGTTTGGATGATTGACTTTGGGAAGACGGTGCTGTTACCCGACCACGAGACGCTGAACCACAGGGTGGCCTGGGTGGAGGGCAATCGGGAGGATGGCTACCTGTGGGGCATGGACAACCTCATCAACATTATCAGCCAAATGGTGGAAGGGTGA